Genomic window (Geoalkalibacter ferrihydriticus DSM 17813):
GGCAGGCTTGGCTCTCTGCTGGCGGAGTTGCCGGATGGAACGCGGTTTAAGGTCGGCTCTGGATTCAGTGACGCGGAGCGGGAAAATCCGCCTCCCGTCGGTGCGATCATAACCTTCAAATATTATGGATTTTACCCGTCGGGGATTCCCAAATTTCCCTCTTTTCTGCGTCTTCGCCAGGATCAGGATCTGTAGAAATTAATTATCCCATGAATCAGGACTCGAAAATCACGGCCTCCGTTTCCTCGACCTACGCGCAAAACCACTGGGATTGCGCCATAGCTCTGTTTCGCCAACGTCAGTCGTTGCTGGCGGCCTCGGAGATGGACGCTGCGGTAGTGGCCCGCATCGAGATGACTCTGCGGGTGCATCTGCACGTTCTGGCCCGCAGCGACTGGTCCGAACCGCACGCGGACAAGGCCGCACCGGTGTTTGTCAGCCTGGCGCGCCGCTTGAGTTCGCCTGATCCTGAGATGCGGCAGGAGGGCACGGCGCGGGCTTGCTCTTTGTTGAGCGACGGCGGCGAGATGGGGAAGGGCGCTTTTGTCGCGCTGACGTTGCTGCCTCCCGAGGATAATGCCAGGCTGCTTGATCTCTATCGTGATCACCACGGGCTGCGAGCGCAGCTGTTTGACCTGTGGCGTGAACAGGGTCGGCGCGTACCTACGGGCCTGCTCAATCGGGCGGAATTGCAGGGACGTGACGAGGCGCTGCAGGAGGCGGCTCTGGCCTACGCAGCAAGCCGCCCCGAAATCGGTGTCGCGGTGTTTCATCCCTACTATCGCGGGCTCCTGAGCGGATCCGCGTCCCCCTGTTCCGGGCGCCTGACGGCCCAGGCCCTATGGGGCGCCCTGGTGCGTGGAGAGCAGGATGTGGCCCCGGCACTGCGCCGCGCCGTGGAGCAGGAAGCGGAACCCCAGACCCGCTTTGCCCTGCTACGCTTGGCCGCTTTGAAGGCGGATCGGGAGGTGCTGCCGGTGCTGCGCCGTTTGTTGACGGAACGCCCGGCGCAAGGGGCGCGCCTGTTGGCTTTGCACGGCAGCCTGGAGGCCGTCGATATGCTGGTGGAGGCGCTTTTTGATCCGGCGACCATGGATGCCGCCGCGCGCGCCTGGCCATGGATCAGCGCACAGGCCTTGCCGCACAAAGCGCGTTTGCAGGTGGTGGGCGCCGAGGGCGGCCAGGGGTTGATGCCCGACGGCGAAGTCGCCCGCGCCTGGTGGGCGCAGCAGCGCAGCGCTCTCTCGCCCCAGGATCGCCTGCTGTTTGGTGCGCCCCTGAGTCGATCGCGTCTGCAGGCTCTGGCTTTGAGAAAGGCCGGAGACGCCGGGCGCGATCTTCTCGATCTGCTGGCCTTAAGTCTTCAGCGGCCCCTGGGCGTCAGCGCCCATGCCGAGCAGGCGCAGCGCCGCGCTTGTCTGTACAATCTCGCTGAATCCAGAGAACGATAAGGGTTAAATCTTCTATGTATCAACTCGACAACCGCAGCACCTGGTCCGCCGGGCTCTATCCCGGCTGGAATCGCGAGGGGCAGCGCCAGTTCACCCTCGTCATCAAGGCCGGATTTTCCTTTGATGCCCAAGGGCGCCTGACGCCATTGCCGCCGCCGGCTATCGAAGAGGCGGATCGCTATCGCGGCGAACCGGGGCGATCCAGCCTTGTTGCCGCCTGCGAAACCGTGCCCTTCAAGCAGGGGGGTGAGTTGCTGCTTTACGGAACCGCCCAGGCGCCGGGCGGCGGGCGCACGGTGGGCGAAGTTGAAATCAGCCTGCGGCGCGGGGAGGGTACGCCTTGGAGCAAGGCGTTGCGTGTATTCGGACGTCGCTCCTGGAAAACCCGGCTGCTGCTGGCCGTTCCCGGAGATCCTGAACCCCTTGCCGCCGTGCCCTTGATTTATGAAAACGCCTACGGCGGGTGCGATCCCGGCGATGGCGAGAAAATTTTTGCTCCCAACCCCGCAGGGCGCGGCTACAGCGAAAAGGGCCACCGCCTCAAGGGGCTCGAGTTGCCGCAGCTTGAAATCGGCCCGCGCTTCATCGCCAGCCCCGCCGCGCGACCCGCCCCGGCCGGTTTCGGACCACTCTCGCCCTTGTGGGAACCGCGCCTCGGCGCCTCTGCGACGCTCGATGCAGATGCCGTCCTTCACGGCGGTTGTCCCTGGGGGCGCGAGGTTGCGGCCGATCTGTTCAATGCCGCGCCTCCGGATCAACGCTTTTCCGACCCCTTTCGCGGCGACGAATGCATCACTTTGCGCGGCCTTGTCGCCGCGGCGTCCCAAGGTGTTCCCCTGCATCTGCCGAGTTTGCAGCCGGACGCGCGTCTGCTGAGGGCCAGGCAGGCGCAAAATCTTCAAACTTGCTGCGATACGCTGGTGATCGATGCCGATGCGATGCACCTTTATCTGATCTATCGTGCCGCACTTGCGTGGGATGCAAGGCAAAGCCCAGGCGGATCGGTCCTGGTGCGTGACCTCGATTCCGGCGAAAACGCCCCGGCGGCACCGACGGAGGCCTGGATATGAGCACAAGCGCTATCGCGGCGAAGAAATCCGCTAAGCCAGGCGATGCCGCCCCGGCCCTGGTCGTAAGTGCTCTGGGTGTCTGCTGCCGATCCGGTGATCAGCCCTTTGCGCTGTTTGGCGCCGTTGCCACCCCTATGTCCGGTGCCGAGGCGGATGCGCAGCTGTCGCTTGCGGTACCCGAAGGCGAAGAAGACGCGCAGGTTCTGACCGCGCGCGTTGCGGCTCTGGGCGATCACGAAGATCCCCATGAGCGCATGGGACTGCTTGCCGAGTCCGCCTTGGGCCAGGCCCTCAAATCTCTGCCTGAAGAATTTAATTGGGAAAGGCTGCTGATTCTGACCCTGGTGCCTGATGGGCGCAACCCACGCGCCTTGACATCGCCTGCCCTCCAGCAACTGCACATGGATTTGAGCCGTTTGCGCGCTGGGCTGAGTCGTGCCGTGTTTCGATTTGTGTCCTGCGCGGATGGAGCGGTTTCTCACCTGCAGGCCGTTTGCGGGGAGATGAAGCAGGGGAAATGGCGCGCGGTGCTTTTCGGCGGAGTGGATTCGCTGATTGATCTGGTGACCTGCACCCTCCTGGCGCAAGAGGATCGCATCGCCACCACGCACAACAGCGAGGGTCTGGTGCCGGGCGAGGGGGCGGCCTATGTGCTGCTGCAACAAGAACCGGCAAGTGCTCCTCTGGCGCGCCTGGCCGGCATCGGCTGCGCCGTCGAGCCCCATGCCGGTGCCGCCGCCGATAAGCGCATGACCGGCCTTGCCGCAGCCATCGCGGACTGCCTGGCGGGGCGGCGCCTGTCCCCTTCATCCCTGGACTGCGTGGTTGCGCCCCACGACGGCAGCCTGAGCGGTGCCCTGGAATGGCATCAAACCATCGAGACTTTATATCCACGCCGCGAGTCGGCGCCACGCAACTTTGAGGTGCTTTTGCCGTATCGCAGCTTCGGCGAATTGGGCGCCGCTGCTCTGCCGATGGACCTGGTCCTGGCCTGCGCCCGCTTCGAGTTCGACCATCCGGTTGTCAGGCGGGTCATGGTTTGCGAGACGGGTGATTTTGCGCAGCGCGGTGCGGTCCTTCTGCTTTCTCCCTAACTCATCACTCGCCGCGCCGCCCGCGGCTTTGAGATTTTGCCCGCCTTCGCTTCAGAGACTCCGAATTTTACCCCGCATTGAGTATACCGATAACCGGTGCCGAAAAAATCCAAATTATCTATTGGATATTTGCATTTTCAGTCACTTATAATCCCGCAAAAATTACCGTGGAAAAGCTGTCGCCCTCGGATGATCCTCAGGGAGTCAGGTTTTTTCGGACTCAGGAGAGTTTCTGTCATGAAATATTTTTTTGCCTCACGCAAGGGAATCATCACCACCGGCATCGTCATCGGGATTCTTGCCCCGGTGCTGCAGTATCTCGGCAATCCCAAGAACATGGGGATCTGCGTCGCTTGTTTTGAGCGCGACATCGCCGGTGCTTTAGGCCTGCATCGGGCCGCCGTGGTGCAATACCTGCGGCCGGAAATCGTCGGTATCGTCCTGGGGGCCATGGTGGTTGCCTTACTTGGGCGGGAATTCAGGGCGCGCGGCGGGTCATCGCCTTTGATCCGCTTTTTTCTCGGTGTATTTGCCATGATCGGTGCCCTGGTGTTTCTCGGTTGCCCCTGGCGTGCCCTGCTGCGTCTGGCCGGCGGGGACTGGAATGCCGTTCTCGGTTTGGCGGGGTTGGCGGGCGGCATTTATGTCGGGACACTGTTTCTCAAGCGGGGCTATACGCTGCATCGTGCCCACTCCTATCCCTCCAAGGCTTCGGGATTCGTCATGCCCGCCCTGATGCTCGGGCTCTTATTTCTGGTGATGTTTGAGGTTTCATTTGGCGAGGGGCTGCCCATCTTCTTCAGCACCCAGGGCCCGGGAGCCAGTCGTGCGCCGCTTTTCATCAGTTTGATCGCCGGTCTGGCGTTCGGTGCCCTGGCGCAGCGCAGCCGCTTCTGCACCATGGGTTCGTTGCGCGACCTCTTCATCAGTCGCGACCTGCACTTGTTTTACGGGGTTGCGGCCCTGGTGTTGACCGCCTTTGCCGTGAATTTGGTCCTGGGACAGTTTTCACCCGGCTTCACTGGTCAGCCCATCGCCCATAATCTGCATGTTTGGAATGTGCTGGGGATGGTTCTGGCGGGATTGGCCTTTTGTCTGGCCGGCGGCTGTCCCGGGCGGCAGCTGATTCTTGCCGGTGAAGGCGACGGCGATGCCGGGGTGTTTATCCTGGGCATGCTGGTGGGAGCGGCTTTCAGCCACAATTTCGCCATGGCCAGCTCGCCCGCCGGCGTCGGAGGGTTTGGGCCCTGGGGGGTGGCGCTCGGTTTGCTTTTCTGTCTGACCATTGGCTGGGTGATGACGGAAAAGCGTAGAAAAACCGCTTGATTCAACAGTTACGGAGAGAAAAGATCATGGCAAAGAAAATTGTCGATGCACGTGGGCTGTCTTGCCCGCAACCGGTCGTTTTGGTGCTGCAAGCCCTGAGCGAATCTCAAGAACCCTTCGATGTGATTATGGACGCAGGAGCCTCTTGTGATAACATCCGGCGGACGCTGGAAAGCAAGAAAATCACCTTTGATATCCGAGAAGAAAATGGAGATACCGTTTATTCCGTTAAACGATGACGGGATTTATTTCGACAACGCGGCCACCAGCTTCCCCAAACCTCGGCTGGTGGTGGATGCGGTGCACGATTTTTTGACCCAGGTCGGCGCCAATGCGGGCCGCTCGGGTCATTATCTTTCGCAGCAGTCGGGCGAGTTGGTGTTCCGCACACGGCGGGCCCTGGCCGGGTTGTTCGGCCTCAGAGATCCCATGCGGGTGATTTTTACCGCCAATACCACCGAGGCGCTCAATCTCGCCATTTTCGGATTGTGTCGGCGCGGCGATCACGTCATCACCGGGCCCCTGGAACATAACAGCGTCATTCGCCCCTTGCGTCATCTCGCCGATCAGGGAGAAATCGCCCTCACGGTGCTGAAAACCGATGGTCAGGGGCTTATCGACGCGGATGATCTCAGGCGGGCCCTGCGGGGCAACACCCGCTTGCTGGCCCTGTGCCATGCTTCCAACGTCACCGGTCACATCCAGCCTCTGGCGCCTCTTGGCGAGGTTTGTCGGAAAAACGGAGTGCTGCTGCTGGCCGATGCCGCCCAATCCGCCGGCATCGTCGATATCGACCTGCGCCGTGACGGCATCGACCTGCTTGCCGTCGCCGGGCATAAGAGCCTCTACGGGCCCACCGGGACCGGCGCGCTGTTGCTGGGCGAGGATGTCGATCACCGGTTGCTTAAACCCCTCAAGTTCGGCGGTACCGGCAGTCTTTCCGACCAGATGACCCAGCCTGAATTTCTCCCCGATCGGCTGGAGTCCGGGACCCTCAACCTCGCCGGGCTGGCCGGATTGCAGGCCGGCATCGGCTGTCTGCGCGATCTGCCCGGCGGCCTCGACGCCATTCTGGCTCAAAAAAATCATCTGGTGCGTTACTTTGCCGAGGGTTGCCGACAGCAGCTGCAAGCCATTGACTTTTGCACGGACCTGACACGCTCCAACACCGGAGTTGTCGCATTCAATTTGCCCGCAGTGGACAATGCGCTGTTGCAGGAAAGATTGTCCGAGAGATACAAGATTTGCGGGCGCTCGGGGTTGCACTGTGCGCCTCTCGCCCATCAGACCCTGGGAACCTATCCACAGGGCAGCATGCGTTTTTCCTTTGGCCTGTTTACCCTTGAGAAAGAAATCGACAGGGCTATCGACGCCTTGTGGGAGATTGCGCGAGACTTCTGAGTTGGAGACACAATGAGCAGCAAGGATACTTTCGTCGTTTTGTTTCATTCCAACAATCATGTTTTCTGGGCCCAGGAGGTGTTCAAGGAGCAGGGCGTTGATCATCGTATCGTGCCGGTTCCGCGCCACCTGAGTTCCGATTGCGGGTATTGTATCCGCGCCGCCCGTGACCTGAAAGAGGCAATTGTCGCCCTGCTGGCCAAAGAAGGCGTTGAAGTTGACCAGGTGGTCGACGAATGAAAGTTGCCGGAACCTCCAGCCTTGCCTTTGCTTGAGTCCCGGCCTCTCGTTGTATCTACCTTAGTTCTTTCCGGTTTTTCGTCCGGTTTTTCCTTTTTTCATTGACCTGCCACCCGATGCTGAACCGTTCGCCCCCATTCACTCCGTTCCGCCATCGCCGATCAGAGGCAACAGTTTCTCCAGCTGAAAATAGACGATGAATTTCGGTCCCCTGGCCTGGTCTTCTTCTGGTGACAGGCAGCGCCTGGTCATTTCCTGCAGCAGTTCCGGGTCGGCGTCTTCGCGGAGTTTTTTCAGGAACAGCCGGACTCCGCGATAGCCAGGGCCGCTTTCTCTGAACAGATAGGCGGCGTAAGGATTTTGCTGCAGGTTGTGGTGAGTCAGCCGCTCCCGCATGATCATGGCGATGGTTCCGTCGGCCAGGATGTGGGGGCGGGCATAAATAGCCGAATCGACCCGCCCCTCCCGGTCCGCTGTCGACAACACGCCCGTTCCTTGGCTGGTCGCGAAATAGTTTCTCAGGTCCATTCTCTTCTCCTTTTCTGCTCAGGGTTATTTTCCTGGTACCGGGCGGAAATATTGCCGGCACAGGTTGGGAATTTTTTCCAGTTCGGTGCAGATGACCAGGTTCCGCATCCGCATCCTGCCCCGTATGCCAATGCCCCCCGCCAAAAGCTTGATCTTTGGATCGAGAATCCGTCGCAAGCCGGCCAGATCCTGCTTGGCCTGCCGAGCCGCATAATGGGCGCTAAATGAGAGAGCGACCGCCTCGACCTCCAACTCCGCCGCCAGGGCAGGCACTTCTGCAAGGGGCAGCTCTTCATTGACCAGCAGGCAGTCGAACCCCTGGGCCTGAAACAAGGCCGCCGCCATCAGCAGGCCGAGCTTATGCCGTTCGCCACTGAGGGTCAGAAACAGGATGCGCGTCGGGTCCTCACTTTGCGGTGACACCGCCAGGCGAGCCTTGAGCAGCTCTTCCAGCCGATCGGAAACCAGATGCTCCCGGGCAATCGTCAACCAGCCCTCGGTCCAGCCGCGATCGAGGGTTTGCAGCAAGGCAACGGCAAACTCCTGAATAAACCTCTCCAGCCCCAATTCCTCCAAGTGCAGCTGCAGGGTCCGGCGCATCTGCTGGGCCGGCAGCTGGGCGGTCAGGCGTTGCAATTCGCTATCCATCGGCAAAGCCTGGTCAAGCTTCTGCAGCAGCAGCTCCTGCCGGGCGAGCGCATCCAGGGCAAATATCTGGGCGGGGCGCATGCCGAAATTTCGCAGCTTGACCACCACCCGCAGCTCTTCGGCCTGCTTGGATGAATAGCTGCGATGTCCGCGGCTGTCGCGCTCCGGCACTGGGCAACCGTAGCGCCGCTCCCAGATACGCAGAGTGTCGACGCCAACACCAAGATCATTGCTTAGTTGCTGAATAGTCATTTATTGTCCTAGACAAAGTAATTTTCATTTGTATAATAACTACAAAGAACAATTTTTCAAGAAGAAATTTTCACTTCAGCGAGGAAAAATAATGGAAAAGCCAATGGATAAAAAACTCGAGCAACTCTTTTACGCCGTACTCGGCGGCGCACTGACCGTGAAAGAAAAACTGGAGGCCAACAATGAAGAGGCCAAAGCCTGGCAGCAGAAAAGCGAGGCCCACGCTCGGGAGTTTTTCGATGAACTGGCCGAGCGCGGCGAAAGCGAGAAAGAAAAATTCAAAAGCAGCCTCAAGGAGACGCTCAAGGAACTGATCGCTGAAATGAACCTGGCGACCAAAGACGACCTTGAAAAGCTGAAACAAGAGCTGGAGAAGTGACTTGATCCGCCGTTTTTTTATCGCCCTCTATCTTTGCCGGCCGCAGCGCAGCTACGGGATATTCCGCTTTCTGATCACTGTGTTCCTGCTGTTTCGCCGGCGGCCAAACTGGTTGCTCTGGCGGCCGCTGGAGCCGGCGGCGCTGGTGGGAACGGTCCGCTCTCTCGGCGCCAGTTTTCTTAAGCTGGCGCAGGTGCTGGCAACCAGGGCCGATTTCTTCGATGAAGACTACCTGCTGGAGTTGCGCCAACTCCACGACCGGATGCCTGCGATGTGCGAAATCCATCGTGAACGGGCCTTCCGGCGGGCATTTCCCGATCCCGAAGTGTTCAGCGTTTTCGATCAGGTTCCCCTGGCGAGTGCCTCCATCGGCCAGGTACACAAGGCCACCTTGCGTAAAAGCGGCGAGGTGGTGGCAGTGAAGCTGTTGCGGGACAACATTCAATTCCAGGTCCGGGTCGACATTTTGTTGCTGACCCTGTTCCTGAAAGTCCTTCGCCCCCTGTTCACCGATCAGACCCGCAACTCCATCGAAGCGGTGCTGCAAGCCTTTAGTCGGGTGATCAAGCAGGAAGTGAGCATGCGGCAGGAGCTGGCCAATCTGGAACTCTTTCGCCAGGTCTATGGCGCATCGGGGGTACGCTTCCCGGTTCCTTATCCGGATTACTGCTCCGATGACGCCCTGGTGATGAGCTTCGAGGAGGGGGTGCGGTTCGACGATGTGGCGGAGATGGCCAAGCTGGAGGTCGGGTTTGCCGAACTGATGCAGCAGCTGGTGACGTTTTACACCGAACAGATGCTGGTTAAGGGTTTGTTTCATGCCGACCCCCATCCGGGCAATCTCCTGGTCAGCCCGGCCGGCGAGCTGATTCTGCTCGACTTTGGCATGGTCAGCCGGATTCCCCAGAGCATGCGCATGGCGATGATCTACGCCGTCAAGGCGGCCTATGAGCGGGATTTCGACCTGCTGGTCAGCGCCACGCGAAAAATGGGGATTCTCACCGAGGAATCCGACCCTGCAGCCTTGAGCAGCGTGGCCGAACAGCTGTTCGAAATCTTCGACAGCGTCCATCTCGATGCCTCGAGCATGCAGGAGCTGGCCTTCGGAGTGCTGGATGTGCTCCATGATCAGCCGTTCAAACTCCCCCAGGATGTCATCTATGTTATGCGGGTCAGTTCGCTGATCGAAGGACTCGGCACCCGGTACATCGAAAACTTCAACGGCATCAAGGATGTTCTCCCGATTCTGCGGCACAACCTCCCCCGCGCGCTGGGAGAAGATGGCATTTCGCTGGAGACGCTACGCCGGGAGTTTCTGCAACTGCCAATGACAGCCATAAAAACCCGCAGGCTGGTGGAATTGGCGGAAAAGGGGGAACTGGTGGTGCGGATGGCCCAGGCGGATCGGAAATATCTGCTGGTGCGCCTGGAGAATAACCTGCGCGCCCTCGGCTGGCTGCTATTCTTTTTGGCCATGGGTTTCTATTTCCAGAGGGTGCCCCAGCCCTGGGCAACGCCGCTCTCGGCGGCTTTCCTGATGATCGCACCCCTGACCTTGCTCAAGCGGAGGTGAATCTGTATGCAAATGACCAAAATCATCAACGCGCCGCAGGAGAG
Coding sequences:
- a CDS encoding pyridoxamine 5'-phosphate oxidase family protein codes for the protein MDLRNYFATSQGTGVLSTADREGRVDSAIYARPHILADGTIAMIMRERLTHHNLQQNPYAAYLFRESGPGYRGVRLFLKKLREDADPELLQEMTRRCLSPEEDQARGPKFIVYFQLEKLLPLIGDGGTE
- a CDS encoding sulfurtransferase TusA family protein, giving the protein MAKKIVDARGLSCPQPVVLVLQALSESQEPFDVIMDAGASCDNIRRTLESKKITFDIREENGDTVYSVKR
- a CDS encoding DUF2169 domain-containing protein; this encodes MYQLDNRSTWSAGLYPGWNREGQRQFTLVIKAGFSFDAQGRLTPLPPPAIEEADRYRGEPGRSSLVAACETVPFKQGGELLLYGTAQAPGGGRTVGEVEISLRRGEGTPWSKALRVFGRRSWKTRLLLAVPGDPEPLAAVPLIYENAYGGCDPGDGEKIFAPNPAGRGYSEKGHRLKGLELPQLEIGPRFIASPAARPAPAGFGPLSPLWEPRLGASATLDADAVLHGGCPWGREVAADLFNAAPPDQRFSDPFRGDECITLRGLVAAASQGVPLHLPSLQPDARLLRARQAQNLQTCCDTLVIDADAMHLYLIYRAALAWDARQSPGGSVLVRDLDSGENAPAAPTEAWI
- a CDS encoding ABC1 kinase family protein, with amino-acid sequence MIRRFFIALYLCRPQRSYGIFRFLITVFLLFRRRPNWLLWRPLEPAALVGTVRSLGASFLKLAQVLATRADFFDEDYLLELRQLHDRMPAMCEIHRERAFRRAFPDPEVFSVFDQVPLASASIGQVHKATLRKSGEVVAVKLLRDNIQFQVRVDILLLTLFLKVLRPLFTDQTRNSIEAVLQAFSRVIKQEVSMRQELANLELFRQVYGASGVRFPVPYPDYCSDDALVMSFEEGVRFDDVAEMAKLEVGFAELMQQLVTFYTEQMLVKGLFHADPHPGNLLVSPAGELILLDFGMVSRIPQSMRMAMIYAVKAAYERDFDLLVSATRKMGILTEESDPAALSSVAEQLFEIFDSVHLDASSMQELAFGVLDVLHDQPFKLPQDVIYVMRVSSLIEGLGTRYIENFNGIKDVLPILRHNLPRALGEDGISLETLRREFLQLPMTAIKTRRLVELAEKGELVVRMAQADRKYLLVRLENNLRALGWLLFFLAMGFYFQRVPQPWATPLSAAFLMIAPLTLLKRR
- the yedE gene encoding YedE family putative selenium transporter, with product MILRESGFFGLRRVSVMKYFFASRKGIITTGIVIGILAPVLQYLGNPKNMGICVACFERDIAGALGLHRAAVVQYLRPEIVGIVLGAMVVALLGREFRARGGSSPLIRFFLGVFAMIGALVFLGCPWRALLRLAGGDWNAVLGLAGLAGGIYVGTLFLKRGYTLHRAHSYPSKASGFVMPALMLGLLFLVMFEVSFGEGLPIFFSTQGPGASRAPLFISLIAGLAFGALAQRSRFCTMGSLRDLFISRDLHLFYGVAALVLTAFAVNLVLGQFSPGFTGQPIAHNLHVWNVLGMVLAGLAFCLAGGCPGRQLILAGEGDGDAGVFILGMLVGAAFSHNFAMASSPAGVGGFGPWGVALGLLFCLTIGWVMTEKRRKTA
- a CDS encoding aminotransferase class V-fold PLP-dependent enzyme, giving the protein MEIPFIPLNDDGIYFDNAATSFPKPRLVVDAVHDFLTQVGANAGRSGHYLSQQSGELVFRTRRALAGLFGLRDPMRVIFTANTTEALNLAIFGLCRRGDHVITGPLEHNSVIRPLRHLADQGEIALTVLKTDGQGLIDADDLRRALRGNTRLLALCHASNVTGHIQPLAPLGEVCRKNGVLLLADAAQSAGIVDIDLRRDGIDLLAVAGHKSLYGPTGTGALLLGEDVDHRLLKPLKFGGTGSLSDQMTQPEFLPDRLESGTLNLAGLAGLQAGIGCLRDLPGGLDAILAQKNHLVRYFAEGCRQQLQAIDFCTDLTRSNTGVVAFNLPAVDNALLQERLSERYKICGRSGLHCAPLAHQTLGTYPQGSMRFSFGLFTLEKEIDRAIDALWEIARDF
- a CDS encoding DUF3343 domain-containing protein gives rise to the protein MSSKDTFVVLFHSNNHVFWAQEVFKEQGVDHRIVPVPRHLSSDCGYCIRAARDLKEAIVALLAKEGVEVDQVVDE
- a CDS encoding MerR family transcriptional regulator, with product MTIQQLSNDLGVGVDTLRIWERRYGCPVPERDSRGHRSYSSKQAEELRVVVKLRNFGMRPAQIFALDALARQELLLQKLDQALPMDSELQRLTAQLPAQQMRRTLQLHLEELGLERFIQEFAVALLQTLDRGWTEGWLTIAREHLVSDRLEELLKARLAVSPQSEDPTRILFLTLSGERHKLGLLMAAALFQAQGFDCLLVNEELPLAEVPALAAELEVEAVALSFSAHYAARQAKQDLAGLRRILDPKIKLLAGGIGIRGRMRMRNLVICTELEKIPNLCRQYFRPVPGK